One genomic window of Providencia hangzhouensis includes the following:
- the tamA gene encoding autotransporter assembly complex protein TamA produces the protein MSKYPLICFLCLTAAVPVVHAANLRLNIEGLEGQLNQNVRVQLSNISQDEVVPNGRFRARVEKAIKEGLKPLGYYQPTVEFSYEEKTPPARSVLTAKVTPGEPILLKGVTVELQGGAKTDPDYEKMLKQYTPKLDTVQNDGEYEEFKGRFSSLAVRKGYFDAMMEKSQLGISLDHHAAYWDFDFNSGERYRFGAISYSGSQIREDYLNNLAPFKKGEYYTSEQLAEFNRRLAETGWFSSAIVTPRIVSARKANSYELPMEAVMTPRAKNFIELGGGYATDVGPRVKATWNKPWINSRGQSLTSNISLSQPEQLIDASYKIPLKANPLEQYYAVQGGFKRTDLNDTQANTTTLNVSRNWDYSSGWQYGVNMRWMLSNFTQANVTNTTMLLYPGAYVSRIRQRGGVMPTWGDSQRYSIDYSNKIWGSDIDFAVLQAKNVWIRTPWEGHRFVVRGNIGWIETNDFDKVPPDLRFFAGGDGSVRGYGYQKISPEDSKGKLTGASKLAVGSVEYQYNFTGNWWGATFIDSGEAVDNFKDNDFKTGAGVGIRWVSPVGPIKLDLAKPIGDPDNNKIQFYIGLGTEL, from the coding sequence GTGTCGAAATACCCTCTAATTTGTTTTCTCTGCCTAACTGCGGCAGTGCCAGTGGTACACGCAGCTAATCTTCGTCTTAATATTGAAGGCCTTGAAGGACAACTTAATCAAAACGTTCGAGTACAACTGTCTAATATATCGCAAGATGAAGTTGTGCCAAATGGTCGTTTTCGAGCCCGTGTTGAGAAAGCAATTAAAGAAGGTTTAAAGCCTTTAGGTTACTACCAACCCACGGTTGAATTTAGCTATGAAGAAAAAACCCCGCCTGCTCGTTCCGTTTTAACCGCCAAGGTCACTCCTGGAGAACCTATTTTATTGAAGGGAGTGACTGTTGAATTGCAAGGTGGAGCAAAAACGGATCCCGACTATGAAAAGATGCTCAAACAATATACGCCAAAGCTTGATACAGTTCAAAATGATGGCGAATACGAAGAATTTAAAGGACGCTTTAGTAGTTTAGCTGTTCGCAAAGGTTATTTTGATGCGATGATGGAGAAAAGCCAACTGGGTATTTCTCTTGATCACCATGCGGCTTATTGGGATTTTGATTTTAACAGTGGTGAACGTTATCGGTTTGGTGCAATTTCTTATTCAGGTTCACAAATCCGAGAAGATTACCTGAATAACCTAGCCCCTTTTAAAAAAGGGGAATACTACACATCAGAGCAACTTGCTGAGTTTAACCGTCGGTTAGCTGAAACAGGTTGGTTCTCTTCTGCAATTGTGACACCGCGTATTGTGAGTGCGCGCAAAGCAAATTCTTATGAGTTACCGATGGAAGCGGTAATGACCCCTAGAGCGAAAAACTTTATTGAGCTTGGGGGAGGCTATGCCACCGATGTCGGCCCTCGCGTTAAAGCCACATGGAATAAGCCTTGGATTAACTCTCGTGGGCAGAGTTTAACGTCAAATATTAGTTTATCCCAACCAGAACAATTAATTGATGCGAGTTATAAAATTCCATTAAAAGCGAACCCGCTTGAGCAATATTATGCGGTTCAAGGGGGCTTTAAACGGACAGATTTGAATGATACACAAGCGAATACAACGACCTTGAATGTGTCTCGTAACTGGGATTATTCATCCGGTTGGCAATATGGCGTAAACATGCGTTGGATGCTGAGTAACTTTACCCAAGCTAATGTGACGAATACGACGATGTTGCTATATCCCGGGGCCTATGTAAGCCGCATTCGCCAACGCGGCGGTGTGATGCCAACATGGGGAGATAGCCAACGTTATTCTATTGATTATTCGAATAAAATTTGGGGTTCAGATATCGACTTCGCTGTACTACAAGCCAAAAATGTATGGATCAGAACGCCATGGGAGGGGCATCGCTTTGTCGTTCGTGGAAATATCGGTTGGATTGAAACCAATGACTTCGACAAAGTTCCACCGGACTTGCGTTTCTTTGCGGGTGGTGATGGTAGCGTGCGTGGATATGGTTATCAAAAGATCTCGCCAGAAGATAGTAAAGGTAAGCTGACAGGGGCATCAAAATTGGCGGTAGGCTCTGTGGAATACCAATATAACTTTACAGGAAATTGGTGGGGAGCGACCTTTATTGATAGTGGTGAAGCCGTTGATAACTTTAAAGATAATGATTTTAAAACGGGTGCGGGAGTCGGTATCCGCTGGGTCTCACCGGTTGGTCCAATAAAATTAGACTTAGCAAAACCTATCGGTGATCCAGATAACAACAAAATACAGTTTTATATCGGCTTGGGGACTGAGTTATGA
- a CDS encoding YgiW/YdeI family stress tolerance OB fold protein → MKKLPVIALVAALASAPVFAANGGFDGPGAATNTTAQTSPTGGFIGPNSGEMTVAKALDMSDDSWVILRGNIVKQLDHKHYEFTDGTGTINLEISEKRWNGINVTPKDKVEIRGKIDKDWNSREVEVKQIQIIK, encoded by the coding sequence ATGAAAAAATTACCTGTAATTGCTTTAGTTGCTGCACTCGCGAGTGCACCTGTTTTCGCTGCAAATGGCGGGTTTGACGGCCCTGGCGCTGCCACAAATACAACAGCCCAAACCTCTCCAACCGGTGGTTTCATCGGCCCAAATAGTGGGGAAATGACTGTCGCAAAAGCACTTGATATGTCAGATGACAGCTGGGTTATTTTACGTGGGAATATCGTCAAACAACTTGACCATAAACATTATGAATTCACCGATGGTACTGGCACTATTAATTTAGAAATCAGCGAAAAGCGTTGGAATGGCATAAATGTAACGCCAAAAGATAAAGTTGAAATTCGCGGTAAAATTGATAAAGACTGGAATTCAAGAGAAGTCGAAGTTAAACAAATCCAAATAATTAAATAA
- the qseC gene encoding quorum sensing histidine kinase QseC has translation MKTFSLRLKLTLMLLLLALLTWGIASSLAWYQSYKTINELFDTQQMAFAKRLSVLPSGFELSQPSLTKTKKLLRKNRGHQDDDALAFAIFTPGGEMVLNDGDNGRDIVYQFKREGFSDGMIQGSDDPWRFVWLKSQDGRYIIAVGQEWEYRQEMATDIMVAQFMPWLIALPIMLLLFLWLLTRALRPLKDVANQLYHRKPDELTPVQVTRIPSEVRPIIDSMNVLFGRINEMFARERQFTSDAAHELRSPLAALRVQAEVVQIAGNDADIRNHAVANLSEGIDRATRLVDQLLMLSRLESSTQLDDITVVSWPELIEAAIKDVEPEAKEQQTTIINTLVASPPDFQGQPLLLNALLRNLLNNAIRYGKIEGRVEIILYADHLEIQDDGNGVTPEVLRRLGERFYRPPGQEKTGSGLGLSIVKRIAQLHHLQVIFTHGVNGGFCAKVYWNETKT, from the coding sequence ATGAAGACATTTAGTCTTAGGCTGAAACTCACTTTAATGCTGCTCTTGTTAGCTTTACTGACATGGGGGATCGCCAGTTCGTTAGCGTGGTACCAAAGCTATAAAACGATTAATGAGCTGTTTGATACCCAGCAAATGGCGTTTGCTAAACGGTTATCTGTTTTACCATCAGGCTTTGAATTGAGCCAGCCTTCACTGACTAAAACCAAAAAACTATTGCGAAAGAACCGTGGCCATCAAGATGACGATGCACTGGCATTTGCTATTTTTACACCAGGCGGCGAAATGGTATTAAACGACGGTGATAACGGTAGAGACATCGTCTATCAATTTAAGCGAGAAGGGTTTAGCGATGGGATGATCCAAGGAAGTGACGACCCTTGGCGTTTTGTGTGGCTAAAATCTCAAGATGGTCGATATATCATTGCAGTAGGGCAAGAGTGGGAATACCGACAAGAAATGGCAACCGATATTATGGTTGCACAATTTATGCCTTGGTTGATTGCTTTGCCAATCATGTTATTACTATTTTTATGGCTGTTGACACGAGCTTTACGCCCATTGAAGGACGTAGCAAACCAGTTATATCACCGAAAACCTGATGAACTAACCCCAGTACAAGTGACGCGAATTCCCAGTGAAGTAAGACCTATTATTGACTCTATGAATGTACTGTTTGGCCGTATTAATGAAATGTTTGCTCGTGAACGACAATTTACCTCGGATGCGGCTCATGAACTACGTAGCCCACTTGCAGCATTAAGGGTGCAGGCAGAAGTGGTGCAAATTGCAGGGAATGATGCAGATATCCGTAACCATGCAGTGGCTAATTTATCGGAAGGTATTGATAGGGCGACAAGGCTTGTTGACCAACTACTGATGTTGTCTCGGTTAGAGTCATCCACGCAACTTGATGATATTACAGTTGTATCTTGGCCTGAGTTAATTGAAGCGGCGATAAAAGATGTAGAGCCGGAAGCTAAAGAGCAGCAAACAACGATAATAAATACTTTAGTTGCTAGCCCCCCTGATTTTCAAGGTCAGCCATTACTACTCAATGCGTTGCTGAGAAATTTGCTCAATAATGCAATCCGTTATGGAAAAATAGAGGGGCGAGTGGAGATTATTTTGTATGCTGATCACCTTGAAATTCAAGATGATGGTAATGGCGTGACACCTGAAGTTTTACGGCGGTTAGGTGAGCGCTTCTATCGTCCGCCGGGACAAGAAAAAACTGGGAGTGGCTTAGGGCTCTCTATTGTTAAACGGATTGCGCAATTGCATCATTTACAAGTTATTTTTACTCATGGCGTTAATGGGGGCTTTTGTGCCAAAGTGTATTGGAATGAAACTAAAACGTGA
- the mqo gene encoding malate dehydrogenase (quinone) yields MSKPIAENVDIALIGAGIMSATLGTFLKELEPSLTIAVFERLNDCAQESSHPWNNAGTGHAANCEMNYTPPNPDGTVDISKALEVNTEFDLSRQLWSYLVTKGKIKDPRDFIHPCPHMSFVWGEDNVKFLKQRYQQMSAHHCYHNMEYSDDPKQINEWAPLIMEGRDPKEAIAVTRVNTGADVDYGALTHLLIAQLSEQPGFSIHYKHEVIDVKKTADGRWNIEVKNLLTHEKTMTSAKFVFVGAGGRAIELLQKSGIPEGKGYGGFPVSGIWLRCDNEEIASRHHAKVYGKADKGSPPMSVPHLDTRIIGGKRSLLFGPYAGFSSKFLKHGSYLDLFESVKLNNIEPMLAVAKDNWSLAEYLVGQVLQTSAHQFAMLQQFYPEAQHEDWKEVVAGQRVQIIKPDHDKKGVLEFGTELITSADKSFTVLMGASPGASTAAFIALNVLKTCFDEQLKGDGWETRLKDIIPTYGIDLKTDAKACLDIRTATAKVLQLDN; encoded by the coding sequence ATGAGCAAACCCATTGCTGAGAATGTCGATATTGCTCTCATAGGTGCAGGGATCATGAGTGCAACGCTTGGTACATTTCTCAAAGAACTTGAACCTTCACTGACGATCGCCGTTTTTGAAAGGCTAAACGACTGTGCCCAAGAAAGTTCCCACCCGTGGAACAATGCGGGAACAGGGCATGCCGCTAACTGTGAGATGAACTATACACCACCAAATCCAGATGGTACGGTGGACATCAGTAAAGCCCTTGAAGTCAATACTGAATTCGATCTCTCTCGTCAGCTTTGGTCTTATCTGGTCACCAAAGGCAAAATTAAAGACCCACGTGACTTTATTCACCCATGCCCACACATGAGCTTTGTTTGGGGTGAAGACAATGTAAAATTCTTGAAACAACGCTACCAACAGATGTCTGCTCACCACTGTTACCACAACATGGAATACAGTGATGATCCAAAGCAGATCAACGAGTGGGCACCTCTGATCATGGAAGGCCGAGACCCTAAAGAAGCGATTGCGGTTACCCGTGTTAATACCGGTGCTGATGTCGATTACGGTGCGCTAACGCATTTATTAATCGCACAATTAAGCGAACAGCCCGGTTTTTCAATTCACTATAAACATGAAGTCATCGATGTTAAAAAAACCGCCGATGGCAGATGGAATATTGAAGTTAAAAACCTACTCACGCACGAGAAAACAATGACTTCCGCGAAGTTTGTGTTTGTTGGTGCAGGCGGTAGAGCAATCGAATTACTACAGAAATCAGGGATCCCTGAAGGAAAAGGGTATGGTGGATTCCCCGTCAGTGGTATCTGGCTGCGTTGTGATAACGAAGAAATTGCCTCTCGCCACCATGCAAAAGTCTATGGTAAAGCAGACAAAGGCTCACCACCAATGTCTGTTCCACACTTGGACACTCGTATTATTGGTGGTAAACGTTCTCTATTATTCGGGCCTTATGCCGGTTTTTCGAGTAAATTCCTTAAGCACGGCTCTTATTTAGACCTGTTTGAATCGGTTAAATTGAATAACATTGAACCAATGCTTGCGGTTGCGAAAGATAACTGGTCACTCGCAGAATACTTAGTGGGCCAAGTCCTGCAAACTTCTGCTCACCAATTTGCTATGCTGCAACAATTCTACCCAGAAGCACAGCATGAGGATTGGAAAGAGGTGGTTGCAGGGCAACGAGTACAAATTATTAAACCTGACCATGATAAAAAAGGGGTTTTAGAGTTTGGTACAGAACTGATTACTAGTGCGGATAAATCATTTACTGTATTGATGGGAGCATCTCCGGGGGCCTCCACAGCGGCATTTATTGCGCTAAACGTATTAAAAACGTGTTTTGATGAGCAACTCAAAGGCGATGGATGGGAAACACGTTTAAAAGACATCATTCCAACCTATGGGATTGACTTAAAAACGGATGCAAAAGCCTGTTTAGATATTCGTACAGCCACTGCCAAAGTGCTGCAACTAGATAATTAG
- the cysQ gene encoding 3'(2'),5'-bisphosphate nucleotidase CysQ, with protein MLQQICELAQEAGYAIMETYNAQEPLQVEHKSDNSPVTEADIAAHNVITAGLARIAPDIPQLSEEDPPEWPVRQNWQRYWLIDPLDGTKEFINRNGDFTVNIALIENGVPTMGVVYAPAKGLLYYAEGNQAWKEEGGHKQLIHVNDAKPPVIVISRSHQDNELMDYLKQMGEHTTVEIGSSLKFCLVAEGKAQLYPRFGPTNIWDTAAGHAVAIGAGAKVVDWHGKTLDYTPRESFLNPGFRVILF; from the coding sequence ATGCTACAGCAAATTTGCGAATTAGCTCAAGAAGCGGGTTATGCGATTATGGAAACTTATAATGCGCAAGAACCTTTACAGGTTGAACACAAAAGTGATAATTCGCCTGTTACAGAGGCTGATATTGCCGCCCACAATGTGATTACCGCGGGCCTTGCTCGTATTGCTCCTGATATCCCCCAACTGTCTGAAGAAGATCCTCCTGAATGGCCAGTCAGGCAGAATTGGCAACGCTATTGGTTGATTGACCCATTGGATGGAACGAAAGAATTTATTAATCGTAATGGGGATTTTACGGTTAACATTGCCCTTATCGAGAACGGTGTACCAACGATGGGGGTAGTATATGCCCCAGCGAAAGGGCTGCTGTACTACGCTGAAGGTAATCAGGCATGGAAGGAGGAGGGTGGCCATAAGCAACTTATTCATGTGAATGATGCCAAGCCACCAGTCATTGTTATCAGCCGTTCCCATCAAGACAATGAATTAATGGATTATTTAAAACAAATGGGTGAACACACGACAGTAGAAATTGGTTCTTCACTCAAATTTTGTTTGGTTGCGGAAGGAAAAGCACAGCTTTACCCACGTTTTGGGCCTACAAATATTTGGGACACTGCAGCTGGACATGCGGTTGCCATTGGTGCAGGGGCAAAAGTCGTTGATTGGCATGGAAAAACGCTCGATTATACACCTCGAGAGTCTTTCTTAAATCCAGGTTTTCGGGTGATTTTATTCTAA
- a CDS encoding YtfJ family protein produces MIKNYLLLICLLGVSAVASAANIQLNQSVPAVSVTDKGELVMNNDGKLDYQPWKSQQLVGKVRTIQHIAGRSSAKELNAPLVEAIKQAKFPHDSYQTTTIINTDDAIFGTGVFVKNSVEDSKKEFPYSQFIVDSEGTVKNAWGLKPESSAIIVLDNQGKVLFFKDGELNTQEIQKVISLLVSSLNQ; encoded by the coding sequence ATGATAAAAAATTATTTACTTTTAATATGCTTGCTTGGGGTATCTGCAGTAGCTTCTGCAGCAAATATTCAATTAAACCAATCTGTTCCTGCTGTTTCTGTCACTGACAAGGGTGAGCTTGTCATGAATAATGACGGGAAATTGGATTATCAACCGTGGAAAAGCCAACAGCTCGTTGGAAAGGTGCGTACTATCCAACACATTGCTGGCCGTTCTTCAGCAAAAGAACTCAATGCCCCCTTAGTTGAGGCTATCAAGCAAGCCAAGTTCCCTCATGATAGCTATCAAACAACAACAATCATTAATACCGATGATGCAATTTTCGGTACGGGTGTATTTGTGAAAAACAGCGTTGAAGATAGCAAAAAAGAGTTTCCATATTCACAATTTATTGTTGATAGCGAAGGTACGGTGAAGAACGCATGGGGCTTGAAACCAGAAAGTTCAGCAATTATCGTATTAGATAATCAAGGGAAAGTGTTGTTTTTCAAAGATGGTGAATTAAATACCCAAGAAATTCAAAAAGTCATTAGTTTGTTAGTCTCATCACTAAACCAATAA
- the nudK gene encoding GDP-mannose pyrophosphatase NudK codes for MTVKLPNIRNIREKLLSDNWYILKKYTYELQRRDGSWQQQEREVYDRGNGAVILLYNKIKNSIILIRQFRMPVYVNGYSDFLIEAAAGLLENVSPEARIIAEAEEETGFKVDKIQKVFEAFMSPGSVTEKLHFYIAEYSDNNRRNAGGGLEEEGEDIEVLEWPFPKAVDAIRTGEIVDGKTIMLIQYLALNSILKS; via the coding sequence ATGACTGTAAAACTCCCTAACATACGGAATATTCGTGAGAAACTGCTTTCAGATAATTGGTATATTTTAAAAAAATATACTTATGAGTTACAACGTCGAGATGGTAGTTGGCAACAACAAGAGCGCGAAGTCTATGATAGAGGCAATGGTGCCGTTATTTTGTTATATAACAAAATAAAAAATAGCATTATTTTAATTCGTCAATTTCGTATGCCTGTTTATGTTAATGGCTATTCTGATTTTCTGATCGAAGCCGCCGCTGGTTTACTAGAAAATGTCTCACCAGAAGCTCGTATTATTGCTGAAGCAGAAGAAGAAACGGGTTTTAAAGTCGATAAAATTCAAAAAGTTTTTGAAGCCTTTATGAGCCCTGGTTCAGTCACCGAAAAACTCCACTTTTACATTGCTGAATATAGCGATAATAATCGTCGTAACGCAGGTGGTGGGCTTGAAGAAGAAGGGGAAGATATTGAAGTTTTAGAGTGGCCCTTCCCTAAAGCCGTTGATGCGATAAGAACGGGAGAAATAGTTGATGGTAAAACCATTATGCTAATCCAATATCTCGCCCTAAACTCTATTCTAAAAAGCTGA
- a CDS encoding cupin domain-containing protein: MIRCVRMWTGEDGNSLFEEGTLELNNIAGGDNQTPTIAVNELTFRETVSGGSFDWHQDPVPRYVITLSGTLEFETKDGSKFIINPGDILLAQDNTGTGHKWRLIGDEPWRRAYVVYQEGTDLCFTPTKK; this comes from the coding sequence ATGATACGCTGCGTTCGTATGTGGACAGGAGAAGATGGAAATTCTCTATTTGAAGAGGGCACTCTTGAGCTCAATAATATAGCAGGAGGCGATAACCAAACCCCTACCATTGCAGTCAACGAGCTTACCTTTCGTGAAACAGTTTCTGGCGGCTCTTTTGATTGGCATCAAGACCCAGTTCCTCGCTATGTCATTACACTTTCAGGCACTTTAGAATTCGAAACCAAAGATGGTTCTAAATTTATCATCAACCCAGGTGATATTTTACTTGCGCAAGATAATACAGGAACAGGCCATAAATGGCGGCTTATTGGTGATGAGCCTTGGCGTCGTGCTTATGTTGTCTATCAAGAAGGCACCGATCTTTGCTTCACTCCAACAAAAAAATAG
- a CDS encoding hemolysin family protein — MLNSLLIVLLLCAISAFFSLSEISLAASRRIKLKLMADEGNINAARVLKLQEMPGMFFTVVQIGLNAVAILAGIVGESAFSPALYDIFIQFLSPSWAQQVSSILSFTIVTSLFILVADLTPKRIGMVKPEAIAIRIVNPMRFCLVVLSPFVWFFNGLANLFFKLFKLPTSRNEDITSDDIFAVVEAGAVAGVLRKQEHELIENVFELESRTVPSAMTPRESIIYFDKDESEESIKHKISTQPHSKFLVCAGGIDHVIGYVDSKELLNRVLNGQSLSLKDGVHIRNTLMIPDTLSLSDTLEAFKTNAVDFAVILNEYALVMGIITINDVMITLMGDLIGPGQEEQIVVRDENSWLVEGGTPIEDVMRILDIDDFPDFSNYETIAGFMMYRLRRMPKRTDYVKYAGYKFEVVDIDNYKIDQLLVTRLTTAPSPVVVQPGKNTIETAGARQQTKDTGH, encoded by the coding sequence ATGCTCAACAGTTTATTAATTGTTCTATTATTATGTGCAATTAGCGCATTCTTTTCTTTGTCAGAAATTTCTCTGGCAGCTTCCCGCCGCATTAAACTTAAACTTATGGCCGACGAAGGCAACATTAATGCGGCTCGCGTGCTTAAATTACAAGAAATGCCGGGAATGTTTTTTACCGTCGTTCAAATTGGTTTAAATGCCGTTGCTATCCTTGCCGGTATTGTGGGGGAATCTGCTTTTTCTCCAGCTTTGTACGATATCTTTATTCAATTTTTATCCCCAAGCTGGGCTCAACAAGTTTCATCAATCCTGTCATTCACCATTGTGACAAGCTTGTTTATTTTAGTGGCTGATTTAACGCCTAAGCGCATTGGTATGGTAAAACCTGAAGCCATTGCAATTCGTATTGTGAATCCGATGCGCTTCTGTTTAGTGGTACTGAGCCCATTCGTCTGGTTTTTTAATGGCCTTGCGAACCTGTTTTTTAAATTATTCAAATTACCTACATCACGCAATGAAGATATCACTTCTGATGATATTTTTGCGGTCGTTGAAGCAGGTGCTGTAGCGGGTGTGTTACGTAAACAAGAACACGAATTAATTGAGAACGTGTTTGAGCTGGAATCACGTACTGTACCATCAGCGATGACTCCGCGTGAAAGTATCATTTATTTTGACAAAGACGAGTCAGAAGAAAGCATCAAACATAAAATTTCAACCCAGCCACATTCTAAGTTTCTAGTATGTGCAGGGGGTATTGACCATGTTATTGGTTATGTTGATTCGAAAGAATTACTTAACCGTGTACTCAATGGGCAGAGCTTAAGTTTAAAAGATGGTGTTCACATTAGAAATACGCTCATGATCCCTGACACCCTCTCATTATCAGATACCTTAGAAGCATTTAAAACAAACGCCGTCGATTTTGCTGTGATTCTCAACGAATATGCATTAGTCATGGGTATCATTACCATCAATGATGTAATGATCACTCTAATGGGGGACTTAATTGGTCCAGGGCAAGAAGAGCAAATCGTAGTACGTGATGAGAATTCTTGGTTAGTTGAAGGCGGAACGCCAATTGAAGATGTGATGCGCATTTTAGATATTGATGATTTCCCTGACTTTAGCAACTATGAAACCATCGCAGGGTTTATGATGTACCGGTTAAGAAGAATGCCGAAACGGACAGATTATGTGAAATATGCGGGCTATAAATTTGAAGTCGTCGATATTGATAATTACAAAATTGACCAATTACTCGTAACTCGCCTGACTACAGCGCCATCACCTGTCGTTGTACAACCCGGAAAAAATACTATTGAAACGGCTGGCGCAAGACAACAAACAAAAGATACAGGACATTAA
- the msrA gene encoding peptide-methionine (S)-S-oxide reductase MsrA produces the protein MPFNKFHSASIAQPLPGRATAMTYSPYHALNHHSIEIIPKNMEIAYFAMGCFWGVERLFWQQAGVYSTSAGYCGGVTPNPTYEEVCSGRTGHAEAVRVVFDPQVISYSQLLTLFWENHDPAQGMRQGNDMGSQYRSAIYTVSDEQDQQAMETLQAYQNAMIAQHDSRAITTEIAPLDTFYFAEDYHQQYLYKNPNGYCGLGGIGICLPPSLNK, from the coding sequence ATGCCTTTTAATAAATTTCACTCTGCAAGTATTGCACAACCTCTGCCCGGCAGAGCAACTGCTATGACTTACTCACCATATCATGCGCTTAACCATCATTCGATTGAGATTATTCCTAAGAATATGGAAATTGCTTATTTTGCCATGGGCTGTTTTTGGGGAGTTGAACGATTATTTTGGCAGCAAGCTGGGGTTTATTCAACTTCTGCTGGGTATTGTGGTGGAGTGACCCCTAACCCGACCTACGAGGAAGTTTGCTCTGGACGAACTGGCCACGCAGAAGCGGTTCGTGTCGTTTTTGATCCGCAAGTTATCAGTTACTCTCAACTATTGACATTATTTTGGGAAAACCATGACCCTGCACAAGGCATGCGCCAAGGAAATGACATGGGAAGCCAATATCGTTCCGCAATTTATACTGTGTCAGATGAGCAAGACCAGCAAGCGATGGAAACACTGCAAGCTTACCAAAATGCAATGATAGCGCAGCATGACTCTCGTGCAATCACGACCGAAATAGCGCCCTTAGACACTTTCTATTTTGCCGAAGATTACCACCAGCAGTACTTATACAAAAACCCGAATGGATATTGCGGATTAGGAGGGATTGGTATCTGTTTACCACCTTCGTTAAACAAATAA
- the qseB gene encoding quorum sensing response regulator transcription factor QseB: MRILLIEDDRLIGDGLKVGLTQLGFTIDWFMDGKQGQLALFDAPYDAVVLDLSLPNIDGMDILKHWRKEGRDEPVLILTARDALDQRVQGLQQGADDYLCKPFALMEVMARLQALIRRRSGQLSSKLTHGDVEMDPVAMTVTQQGEPVQLKGKEFALLSLFMHNPNKVFSRPLIEEKLYNWDEEVSSNSVEVHIHHLRRKLGNKFIRTIHGVGYRLGDDK, translated from the coding sequence ATGCGAATTCTACTAATTGAAGATGACCGGTTAATTGGTGATGGCTTAAAAGTGGGCTTAACCCAATTAGGATTTACCATTGATTGGTTTATGGATGGTAAACAGGGGCAACTCGCTTTATTTGATGCACCTTATGACGCTGTTGTACTCGATCTTTCGTTACCAAATATTGATGGAATGGATATTTTGAAGCATTGGCGTAAGGAGGGGCGTGATGAGCCAGTCTTGATTTTGACGGCACGGGATGCTTTGGATCAGCGTGTTCAAGGACTTCAACAAGGGGCTGATGATTATCTTTGTAAACCATTCGCTTTAATGGAAGTCATGGCGCGTTTGCAAGCGTTGATCCGCCGCCGAAGTGGGCAATTATCTTCTAAACTTACGCATGGTGATGTCGAAATGGATCCAGTTGCAATGACGGTGACACAGCAAGGTGAACCTGTACAACTAAAAGGGAAAGAGTTTGCTTTACTTTCTTTATTTATGCATAACCCAAATAAAGTTTTTTCTCGCCCTTTAATTGAAGAAAAATTATATAACTGGGATGAAGAGGTCTCTAGTAACTCGGTTGAGGTACATATCCATCATTTAAGGCGTAAATTAGGCAATAAGTTTATTCGAACCATTCATGGTGTTGGTTATCGATTAGGTGATGATAAATGA
- a CDS encoding DUF1107 domain-containing protein has translation MKIFNRYNPSKIALYVKTLFRGRLYIKDFGAFEFNYGKILPPKISDKRHYNVMSEVNKQVSLLQAELG, from the coding sequence ATGAAAATTTTTAACCGTTATAACCCATCTAAGATTGCTCTTTACGTCAAAACGCTATTCCGTGGCAGGCTCTATATTAAGGATTTTGGGGCATTTGAGTTTAACTATGGGAAAATTCTACCACCTAAAATCAGTGATAAGCGCCATTACAATGTGATGAGTGAGGTCAATAAACAGGTTTCATTATTGCAGGCAGAACTGGGGTAG